In the genome of Cryptomeria japonica chromosome 8, Sugi_1.0, whole genome shotgun sequence, one region contains:
- the LOC131032576 gene encoding uncharacterized protein LOC131032576: MEDQKIEWANYGCTILSNGWTDGKNHTIINFLVACKDNVVFLKSVDASSKVKNAETLAGMLEHVVMEVGVENVVQIITDNAAAYVSAGRIFQERHPTLFWTPCATHVLDLLLEDIGKLEWVTLVVEDARRITKYIYNHPWVLNLMRQHTQGKDLVRAGVTRFATIFLTLQSILAALTSLKQMFVSGEWLNSPYSKKPEGEVVACIVFDSQFAQRAAEIGFNLVKDIPSPALAHLEIVI; this comes from the exons atggaggatcaaaaaattgaatgggcaaattatggctgcaccattctttctaatgggtggacagatggcaagaaccacaccatcatcaattttttggtggcttgcaaggacaatgtagtgttcttgaaatctgttgatgcctccagcaaggtgaaaaatgcagaaacattggctggaatgttggagcatgtcgtcatggaggtgggggtagagaatgtggtgcaaatcatcacagataatgcagcagcatatgtgtcagcag gaagaatcttccaagagaggcaccccactcttttttggacaccttgtgcaacacatgtccttgaccttcttttggaggacataggaaaacttgagtgggtgactctagttgtggaagatgcaaggaggatcaccaaatatatttacaatcacccttgggtcctaaatttgatgagacagcacacccaagggaaagatttggtgagagctggtgtcacaaggtttgcaacgattttcttgacgttgcaaagcattcttgctgcattgacttctttgaaacaaatgtttgtgagtggagaatggcttaactcaccttattcaaagaagcctgaaggagaggttgtcgcatgcatagtcttcgacagccaatttgcacaaagggctgcagagatt GGTTTCAATCTGGTGAAAGATATCCCTAGCCCTGCTCTTGCTCATTTAGAAATTGTGATTTAG